A window from Microscilla marina ATCC 23134 encodes these proteins:
- a CDS encoding dihydroorotase: protein MKTILITNALVVNEGTTEEKDVLIKDGLIDKIGKDLSGTTADLHIDAKGKHLLPGVIDDQVHFREPGLTHKADLYHEAKAAVRGGTTTFMEMPNTVPNTLTQELLEQKYQRASEVALANYSFFMGASNDNIEEVLKTDPKKVCGIKVFMGSSTGNMLVDNREVLEKIFSQAPILVATHCEDEATIRAKSAVYKEKYGDDVPMSAHPEIRDVEACYKSSSLAVELAKKHNSRLHILHISTAKELELFRNDIPLAEKRITSEVCVHHLWFEASQYDALGSQMKCNPAIKEKSNREALWEALNDDRLDIIATDHAPHTWEEKQNHYWKAPAGLPLVQFSLQMMLEMAREGRLTLEKVVEKMAHTPAICFEVEKRGYIREGYWADLVLVDLNKTTTVKKEDIVYKAGWSPLEGQGFHSDITHTIVSGHLAYAEGKFDESKKGERVLFDR from the coding sequence TTGAAAACTATACTAATAACCAATGCGCTGGTAGTAAACGAAGGGACTACCGAAGAAAAAGATGTGTTGATAAAAGATGGTTTGATTGACAAAATAGGGAAAGATTTGTCGGGCACTACAGCCGACTTGCACATAGATGCTAAAGGCAAACACTTATTACCAGGAGTGATAGACGACCAGGTACATTTTCGTGAGCCAGGGCTTACCCACAAGGCAGACCTCTACCACGAGGCAAAAGCCGCAGTGAGAGGAGGAACGACTACCTTTATGGAAATGCCCAACACAGTACCCAATACATTGACCCAGGAACTACTGGAGCAAAAATATCAACGGGCTTCAGAGGTGGCACTTGCCAATTATTCATTTTTTATGGGGGCTTCTAACGATAATATAGAAGAGGTGTTAAAAACCGACCCTAAAAAAGTGTGTGGCATCAAAGTATTTATGGGTTCTTCTACGGGCAACATGTTGGTAGACAACCGCGAAGTGTTAGAAAAAATATTTAGTCAGGCACCTATATTGGTAGCTACCCATTGTGAAGATGAAGCCACCATAAGAGCTAAATCGGCAGTATATAAAGAAAAATACGGCGATGATGTGCCTATGAGTGCCCACCCCGAAATAAGAGATGTAGAAGCTTGTTACAAATCGAGTAGCCTTGCGGTAGAACTTGCAAAAAAACACAATAGTCGTTTGCATATTTTGCATATTTCTACTGCCAAGGAACTAGAGCTTTTCCGCAACGACATTCCATTGGCAGAAAAACGCATTACTTCTGAAGTGTGCGTACACCACTTATGGTTTGAAGCAAGCCAATACGATGCTTTGGGCTCACAGATGAAATGCAATCCAGCCATTAAAGAAAAAAGCAACCGTGAAGCATTATGGGAAGCATTAAACGATGATCGCCTAGACATTATAGCCACCGACCACGCCCCCCACACCTGGGAAGAAAAGCAAAACCATTACTGGAAAGCGCCCGCAGGACTGCCACTGGTGCAGTTTTCATTGCAAATGATGCTTGAGATGGCACGCGAAGGCAGGCTAACCCTGGAGAAAGTAGTAGAAAAAATGGCGCATACTCCTGCCATCTGTTTTGAGGTAGAAAAACGCGGTTACATTCGCGAGGGCTATTGGGCTGACCTGGTGCTGGTAGACCTGAACAAAACCACTACCGTCAAAAAAGAAGACATTGTATACAAGGCGGGTTGGTCGCCACTTGAAGGGCAAGGGTTCCATTCAGACATTACCCATACTATAGTATCAGGGCATTTGGCTTATGCCGAAGGCAAGTTTGACGAATCGAAAAAAGGCGAACGCGTGCTGTTTGACCGTTAA
- the katG gene encoding catalase/peroxidase HPI, whose protein sequence is MNNNGTISGDEAKCPFLNGSLNQTAGGGTRNHDWWPNQLKLNILRQNSALSNPMDEDFNYAEEFKSLDLAAVKKDIIDLMTDSQDWWPADYGHYGPLFIRMAWHSAGTYRIADGRGGGGTGMQRFAPLNSWPDNTNLDKARLLLWPVKQKYGRKLSWADLMILAGNCALESMGFETFGFAGGREDMWEPEEDVYWGPENEWLDDKRYEGDRELENPLGAVQMGLIYVNPEGPNGNPDPLAAAKDIRETFGRMAMNDEETVALIAGGHTFGKTHGAGDAKHVGAEPAAAGIAEQGMGWTNSFGSGKGGDTITSGLEGAWTTTPTQWSNNFFENLFGYEWELTKSPAGAHQWQPKGGAGAGLVPDAHDPAKKHAPFMLTTDLALRMDPAYEKISRRFHENPDQFADAFARAWFKLTHRDMGPKSRYLGPEVPQEDLLWQDPIPAVNHELINEADVATLKGKILASGLSVAQLVGAAWASASTFRGSDKRGGANGARVRLSPQRNWEANNPANLDIVVTKLESIQKDFAKDVSLADLIVLGGCAAIEQAAKDAGHEVTVPFTPGRADASQEQTDAEAFAVLEPWADGFRNYIKGNYNVSAEEMLVDKAQLMTLTAPEMTVLVGGMRVLNANTGQAQHGVFTKRPEKLTNDFFVNLLDLGTTWKATSEKEEVFEGRDRASGEVKWTGTRVDLIFGSNSELRAIAEVYACSDSQARFVKDFVAAWDKVMNLDRFDLK, encoded by the coding sequence ATGAATAATAACGGAACTATTTCTGGCGACGAAGCCAAATGCCCATTCTTAAACGGTTCGCTCAATCAAACCGCAGGTGGGGGAACAAGAAACCACGACTGGTGGCCTAACCAACTAAAGTTAAATATTCTACGTCAAAACTCTGCTTTGTCTAACCCAATGGACGAAGACTTCAATTATGCCGAAGAATTTAAAAGCCTTGACCTTGCTGCAGTAAAAAAAGACATCATAGATTTGATGACTGACTCTCAGGATTGGTGGCCTGCTGATTATGGACATTATGGACCGCTCTTTATACGTATGGCTTGGCACAGTGCGGGTACTTACCGTATTGCCGATGGTCGTGGAGGAGGAGGAACAGGTATGCAGCGATTTGCTCCGCTCAATAGCTGGCCTGATAATACCAACCTTGACAAAGCCCGCTTGTTGCTTTGGCCTGTAAAACAAAAGTATGGCAGAAAACTTTCCTGGGCAGACTTAATGATCCTTGCTGGAAACTGCGCCCTTGAGTCTATGGGTTTTGAGACCTTTGGTTTTGCCGGAGGACGCGAAGACATGTGGGAACCTGAAGAAGATGTGTACTGGGGACCCGAAAATGAGTGGCTCGATGACAAACGTTACGAAGGCGACCGTGAACTGGAGAACCCATTGGGTGCAGTACAAATGGGGCTTATTTATGTAAACCCTGAAGGACCGAATGGTAACCCTGACCCATTGGCTGCTGCTAAAGACATCCGCGAAACGTTTGGACGAATGGCAATGAACGATGAAGAAACCGTGGCTTTGATTGCCGGAGGACATACCTTTGGTAAAACCCACGGTGCCGGAGACGCCAAGCATGTAGGAGCAGAACCCGCCGCCGCAGGCATTGCCGAGCAAGGAATGGGTTGGACTAACTCTTTTGGCAGTGGTAAAGGTGGCGACACCATTACCAGTGGACTGGAAGGCGCCTGGACTACCACGCCTACGCAATGGAGTAACAACTTTTTTGAAAACCTGTTTGGCTATGAGTGGGAGCTAACCAAAAGCCCTGCGGGGGCTCATCAGTGGCAGCCCAAAGGGGGTGCTGGAGCTGGTTTGGTGCCCGATGCCCACGACCCAGCCAAAAAGCATGCACCTTTTATGCTCACCACCGACCTTGCCCTAAGAATGGACCCTGCGTATGAAAAAATTTCGCGTCGTTTCCACGAAAACCCTGACCAGTTTGCCGATGCTTTTGCCCGTGCCTGGTTTAAGCTTACCCACCGCGACATGGGACCCAAGTCTCGTTATTTGGGACCAGAGGTGCCCCAAGAAGATTTGCTATGGCAAGACCCGATTCCAGCCGTTAATCACGAGTTGATCAACGAGGCAGATGTGGCCACTTTGAAAGGTAAAATTTTAGCTTCAGGGCTGTCGGTAGCTCAACTGGTAGGAGCCGCCTGGGCATCAGCATCTACTTTCCGTGGGTCTGACAAACGCGGAGGTGCCAACGGAGCACGCGTACGCTTGAGTCCTCAAAGAAACTGGGAAGCAAACAACCCAGCCAACCTTGACATTGTGGTGACCAAACTGGAAAGCATCCAAAAAGATTTTGCGAAAGATGTATCTCTAGCCGACCTGATTGTATTGGGTGGATGTGCTGCTATTGAGCAAGCCGCCAAAGATGCCGGACACGAAGTCACTGTTCCTTTCACCCCAGGGCGCGCCGATGCCTCTCAAGAGCAAACCGATGCAGAGGCTTTTGCTGTGCTTGAGCCTTGGGCAGATGGTTTCCGCAATTACATAAAAGGCAACTACAATGTATCGGCCGAAGAGATGTTGGTAGACAAGGCGCAGTTGATGACCTTGACTGCCCCCGAAATGACTGTATTGGTGGGTGGTATGCGCGTGCTCAATGCCAACACTGGACAAGCGCAACATGGGGTATTTACCAAACGTCCCGAAAAACTAACCAACGATTTCTTTGTAAACTTGCTTGACCTGGGCACTACCTGGAAGGCAACCTCAGAGAAAGAAGAGGTGTTTGAAGGACGCGACCGTGCCAGTGGCGAAGTAAAATGGACGGGTACCAGAGTAGACCTTATTTTTGGTTCAAACTCTGAACTTCGCGCCATTGCCGAGGTATACGCCTGCAGCGATTCGCAAGCGCGTTTTGTCAAAGACTTTGTAGCTGCCTGGGACAAAGTGATGAACCTCGACCGCTTTGACCTGAAGTAG
- a CDS encoding CRISPR-associated endonuclease Cas6 has product MHTIKTLRVQFDSSLKPYEVPAFRGAVIAQVGFKDTWLFHNHIDAQTYIYRYPLIQYKSIAQKPVIFCLNEGVEEIHKLFAQPNSSLTIGTQKNEAKIGRLLMEEFTIELSTAPTYQYSILNWVALNQQRYLDYKKLERLTDKIALLEGILTANIISMAKGIGWHIPTLIQLHIKSIEHTRFVTFKKQRSLAFNLTFVCNVALPDFLGLGRNVSIGFGSIKQVKS; this is encoded by the coding sequence ATGCACACCATCAAAACATTGCGCGTGCAATTTGACAGCTCGCTTAAGCCTTATGAAGTACCAGCCTTTAGGGGAGCAGTAATTGCTCAAGTGGGTTTTAAAGACACTTGGCTTTTTCATAACCATATAGATGCTCAAACATACATCTATCGTTACCCACTTATCCAGTACAAGAGCATTGCTCAAAAGCCCGTCATTTTTTGTCTCAACGAAGGAGTAGAAGAAATACACAAGCTATTTGCCCAACCCAATAGCTCCCTGACTATTGGTACACAAAAAAACGAAGCAAAAATAGGCCGACTACTGATGGAGGAGTTTACTATAGAGCTAAGTACTGCCCCTACCTATCAATATAGCATCCTCAACTGGGTGGCACTCAATCAACAACGCTACCTGGACTATAAGAAGCTGGAACGTCTCACCGATAAAATAGCGCTGCTGGAAGGCATTCTTACCGCCAATATTATTTCCATGGCAAAAGGCATTGGGTGGCATATCCCCACACTTATTCAGTTGCACATAAAATCTATAGAACATACCCGTTTTGTCACGTTCAAAAAACAGCGTTCTTTGGCATTCAACCTCACGTTTGTGTGCAATGTCGCCTTGCCCGATTTTTTAGGGTTGGGACGCAACGTCAGCATTGGTTTTGGCTCTATCAAACAGGTTAAAAGTTGA
- the cas10 gene encoding type III-A CRISPR-associated protein Cas10/Csm1: MINQERCKAYLKALFSFKEGTLPQALEAALETSEPLINKARELLGANSNGGVADQPLVAILSRVFGQDEKNDYKYFFQPCSLSVMPEVDGSVQPVSVFPEKTHGNLPVPNNAKSVEKGLQNALNELSKATKKDLSAFSYAAYHLLHKYLTRSASADSPDNDVSVFDHQRILAAVVNCLSHGQTNLAQPKFTEPPEFVLLKGDISGIQKFIYHHMDLTQVGGSNDLSKKLRGRSFYVTLLTNFLAERFLEHLELTEANLIYSTGGQFMILAPAYVQVEKHLDDFAEKLNRDLRKKLGNGFNFLLGYVRAGAHLFEDTGKYFTALEKEMSQQKANVLKSSLKEVMKVQDTVDEFLEDVWLGNNIPYSECLVELTLKKKLDKGQQVRVTRKTAKNGRVQTHETSASIAQIVDGSIGEEHNRVDRRLVIDLLVYNKLYFMPSTRKYTQDSSTEVDSPYTPEDYHKLKDDIQVLLNDYADAIESATVISLNKTNIEDFFDLKAPCPVYHKFYFLGSESRQFFEKDEPLLALYDNKPGDVMHFDGLQMLNYTERRGKQGAKKYKYLEYPMLGAMRLDVDYLGSIFAFGLESNSKEENKPNDRKSFTRLATLSREFHLFFAGYFNVLVNKYQLYTTYSGGDDAFVVGSWYNLMHFAQELHQQFKDFTCHNPYVTFSAGLFFCDVKHPVGRFAYQAEDLEKRAKNFQHIERKKDPKTGDVTEKVLAEKGAISVFDHTLSWEHYECMLGFGDTLLKHVNNDQLSRSLVHRLIRLIKSNTRRNGSVDVLRIYRNTAKLHYLFARYGFKEEHIKKATDGLAHEVVKVILRDFKNPFAFKDYLIPTSYVLWKTRKINELNKGKPHE; the protein is encoded by the coding sequence ATGATAAACCAGGAAAGATGCAAAGCCTACCTAAAAGCACTGTTTAGTTTTAAAGAAGGTACGCTACCCCAAGCGTTAGAGGCAGCCTTAGAAACCTCCGAACCTTTGATAAACAAAGCCCGCGAACTACTGGGAGCAAACTCAAATGGAGGAGTAGCAGACCAGCCTTTGGTAGCGATTCTTTCCAGGGTGTTTGGGCAAGATGAAAAGAACGATTATAAGTATTTTTTTCAGCCTTGTTCTTTGAGCGTCATGCCCGAAGTTGACGGTAGCGTACAACCAGTGAGTGTTTTTCCAGAAAAAACACACGGAAACCTGCCTGTACCCAATAATGCAAAAAGCGTAGAAAAAGGCTTGCAAAATGCCCTGAATGAGTTGAGTAAAGCCACCAAAAAAGATCTTTCTGCTTTTAGCTATGCAGCTTACCACTTGTTGCACAAATACCTCACTCGTTCGGCGTCGGCAGACTCGCCCGATAACGACGTAAGTGTGTTTGACCACCAGCGTATTTTGGCGGCGGTGGTCAATTGCCTGAGCCACGGGCAAACCAACCTGGCACAGCCCAAGTTTACTGAACCCCCGGAGTTTGTCTTGCTCAAAGGTGATATTTCGGGCATTCAAAAATTTATCTACCATCACATGGACCTGACCCAGGTAGGTGGAAGCAACGATTTGTCTAAAAAACTGCGGGGGCGCTCATTTTACGTTACTTTGCTCACCAATTTTCTTGCTGAACGTTTTCTGGAACACCTCGAACTCACCGAAGCTAACCTGATTTATTCTACCGGGGGACAATTTATGATTTTGGCGCCTGCCTATGTTCAAGTAGAGAAACACTTAGACGATTTTGCTGAAAAGTTGAATAGAGACTTAAGAAAAAAACTAGGCAATGGGTTTAATTTTTTGCTGGGGTATGTGCGTGCCGGAGCCCATTTATTTGAAGATACTGGCAAGTATTTTACCGCCCTCGAAAAAGAAATGAGCCAGCAAAAAGCCAACGTGCTGAAGTCGTCGCTGAAAGAGGTAATGAAAGTTCAAGATACGGTGGATGAGTTTCTCGAAGATGTATGGTTGGGCAATAATATTCCTTATTCGGAGTGCTTGGTAGAACTTACATTGAAAAAGAAACTGGACAAAGGTCAGCAGGTGAGGGTAACCCGTAAAACGGCAAAAAATGGTCGGGTGCAAACGCATGAAACGTCTGCCAGTATTGCCCAAATAGTAGATGGAAGCATAGGAGAAGAGCATAACAGAGTTGACCGGAGGCTGGTGATAGATTTATTGGTTTACAATAAATTGTATTTTATGCCCAGCACCAGAAAGTACACGCAAGACAGCAGCACCGAAGTTGATTCGCCTTATACCCCCGAAGACTACCACAAGCTCAAGGATGACATCCAGGTTTTGCTTAACGACTACGCCGATGCGATAGAGTCTGCTACGGTTATATCTTTAAACAAGACAAATATAGAAGACTTTTTTGACTTGAAAGCCCCTTGTCCGGTTTACCACAAATTTTATTTCCTTGGCAGCGAGTCGCGCCAGTTTTTTGAGAAAGATGAGCCTTTACTTGCTTTGTATGACAACAAACCAGGAGACGTGATGCATTTTGATGGCTTGCAAATGCTTAATTATACAGAAAGAAGGGGCAAACAGGGGGCAAAAAAGTACAAATACCTGGAGTATCCTATGCTGGGGGCAATGCGCCTGGATGTAGATTATTTGGGGAGTATTTTTGCTTTTGGACTGGAAAGCAATTCAAAAGAGGAAAACAAACCAAACGACAGAAAAAGTTTTACCCGTTTGGCAACCCTTAGTCGTGAGTTTCACCTGTTTTTTGCTGGCTATTTCAATGTGTTGGTCAACAAATACCAACTCTACACCACCTATTCGGGGGGCGACGATGCCTTTGTGGTGGGTTCTTGGTACAACTTGATGCACTTTGCCCAAGAGCTGCACCAACAATTCAAGGATTTTACCTGCCATAATCCGTATGTCACCTTTAGTGCAGGGCTGTTTTTTTGCGATGTCAAACACCCGGTGGGTAGGTTTGCTTACCAGGCAGAAGACTTAGAAAAACGCGCTAAAAACTTTCAACACATTGAAAGAAAAAAAGACCCCAAAACAGGAGATGTTACAGAAAAGGTACTGGCCGAAAAAGGCGCCATTTCGGTTTTTGATCATACCCTAAGTTGGGAGCACTACGAGTGTATGCTGGGCTTTGGCGATACTTTGCTAAAGCATGTCAACAATGACCAATTGAGTCGAAGCCTGGTACATCGCTTGATACGCTTGATCAAGTCGAACACCCGACGCAATGGCTCGGTAGATGTATTACGTATTTACCGCAACACCGCCAAGCTCCATTACTTGTTTGCCCGGTATGGCTTTAAGGAAGAGCATATTAAGAAAGCTACCGATGGGTTGGCACACGAGGTGGTCAAAGTGATTTTGAGAGATTTTAAAAACCCATTTGCTTTCAAAGATTACCTCATCCCCACGAGTTATGTGTTGTGGAAAACAAGAAAAATAAATGAATTAAATAAAGGAAAGCCTCATGAGTAG
- the csm2 gene encoding type III-A CRISPR-associated protein Csm2, with protein MSRQAIDLKTLAAGLHIVDVEALIYFAEDRAKAFKADRLKTNQLRNFYSAILQIRQAFEIQQEFTKDIKTMLVLLKPKLAFAAGRQQAVRRNFKPFMDAAIEGVLNAPDTVDKTKDSSETRTGKTIALENYFALIESVVAYHKFYE; from the coding sequence ATGAGTAGACAAGCAATAGACCTAAAAACCCTGGCGGCAGGCTTGCACATTGTAGATGTAGAAGCCCTAATTTACTTTGCCGAAGACAGGGCGAAAGCTTTTAAAGCTGATCGATTGAAAACCAATCAATTGAGAAATTTTTATAGTGCCATTTTACAGATTAGGCAAGCGTTTGAAATACAACAGGAGTTTACCAAAGACATCAAAACTATGTTGGTATTGCTCAAGCCCAAGCTGGCTTTTGCGGCAGGGCGACAACAGGCGGTGCGTAGGAACTTTAAACCTTTTATGGATGCAGCTATAGAGGGGGTACTCAATGCACCCGATACAGTGGACAAAACCAAAGATTCAAGTGAAACCAGGACTGGTAAGACTATAGCCCTCGAAAACTACTTTGCATTGATAGAAAGCGTGGTGGCATATCATAAGTTTTATGAGTAA
- the csm3 gene encoding type III-A CRISPR-associated RAMP protein Csm3 — protein sequence MSQEDNPQEEQKITSVPVFKANLVLRGKIECVTGLHIGGSKEKLEIGGVDSPVLRNPQTRYPYIPGSSIKGKLRYLLEYSTGAVTKPVKNKFGDVSVAKDIVRIFGIGADDKEVEVDNDKDSESDKKYKASVQYLKETGPTRLIVRDCNPDDATQEMWKNLDSELLYTEYKPENTIDRLTSAANPRFIERVVAGSYFDFEVILGVFYNELMDEQGNNVTTEDYRTEQVNASKKDVANLMQALRLLENNTLGKSGSRGYGQIKLHLSAPAFVTSNDYIKDSVVYQKAIGKLNKDELKGLSEIVINYPENL from the coding sequence ATGAGCCAAGAAGACAACCCCCAAGAAGAACAGAAAATAACCTCAGTGCCCGTATTTAAGGCAAACTTGGTGCTGAGAGGCAAAATAGAATGTGTGACTGGTTTGCACATTGGCGGCAGCAAAGAAAAACTAGAAATAGGTGGAGTGGACTCTCCTGTATTGCGCAACCCTCAAACCCGCTACCCTTATATACCGGGCAGCTCTATCAAGGGCAAACTACGCTATTTGCTAGAGTACAGTACGGGCGCGGTTACTAAACCCGTCAAAAATAAATTTGGCGATGTGTCGGTGGCTAAAGACATTGTGCGAATATTTGGTATTGGCGCTGATGACAAGGAAGTAGAAGTAGACAATGACAAGGACAGCGAGTCGGACAAAAAATACAAGGCATCGGTACAATACCTTAAAGAAACGGGACCCACCCGCTTGATCGTAAGAGACTGCAACCCCGATGATGCCACCCAAGAAATGTGGAAGAACTTAGACTCAGAATTGTTGTATACCGAATACAAACCCGAAAATACTATAGACCGCCTCACGAGTGCTGCCAACCCTCGGTTTATTGAGCGGGTAGTGGCTGGTTCTTACTTTGATTTTGAGGTCATTTTGGGCGTTTTTTATAATGAATTGATGGATGAGCAGGGCAATAATGTAACAACAGAGGACTATCGCACCGAACAAGTAAATGCAAGCAAAAAAGATGTAGCGAACCTGATGCAAGCTTTGCGTTTGCTCGAAAACAACACCTTGGGCAAATCGGGTAGCCGGGGCTATGGACAGATCAAGCTGCATTTGTCAGCGCCCGCATTTGTCACCAGCAACGACTACATAAAAGATTCGGTTGTTTACCAAAAAGCTATAGGTAAACTAAACAAAGACGAGTTAAAAGGTTTATCTGAGATAGTGATCAATTACCCCGAAAACTTATGA
- the csm4 gene encoding type III-A CRISPR-associated RAMP protein Csm4 — protein MMKIVYLKPKAGFRSGMRSDTLWGTLCWAIYHVYGNQGKARLEAFLASYDTNAPALVLSSAFPYKQLGDEKRCFYPKPYLSKERKKEMELQRLAANEKKFQGDKIRAKLAAMNEQKKVRKQSFLTQDQFFDLMQGTATAESIEEDFWSQEDENKEENEKNKDKQRYTPPTTRSISVTHNAIDRIKGSTMKRNDVGQLFHVTENYLEDKQNNTQAQDNVGLFFLAEVRDVPVFEAALRYLQHAGFGGDRGTGKGHFEITCEDFDRLPKVNNPNVMTNLSLYLPTQGELAAFSQKSQINTFRYQLENRQGRLGFVNSPAFLKKPLTMFKEGGIFPYINQTHFGQKVDVTSAEQAKVLHHKLWHNGLGLMVPMRLKETTEDKN, from the coding sequence ATGATGAAAATAGTTTATCTGAAACCAAAGGCAGGGTTTAGAAGCGGCATGCGCTCTGATACGCTATGGGGCACCTTGTGTTGGGCTATTTATCATGTATATGGCAACCAGGGCAAAGCCAGGTTAGAGGCATTTTTGGCGTCTTACGATACCAACGCACCTGCACTGGTACTCAGTTCGGCTTTTCCTTACAAGCAGTTAGGAGATGAAAAGCGATGTTTTTATCCCAAGCCTTACCTGAGCAAAGAACGCAAAAAGGAGATGGAACTTCAACGCTTGGCAGCCAATGAAAAGAAGTTTCAAGGCGATAAAATAAGGGCGAAATTAGCCGCAATGAATGAGCAAAAAAAGGTGCGCAAGCAAAGTTTTTTGACTCAAGATCAGTTTTTTGACCTCATGCAAGGGACAGCGACTGCTGAAAGTATTGAAGAAGATTTTTGGAGCCAAGAAGACGAAAACAAAGAGGAGAACGAGAAGAATAAAGATAAACAAAGGTATACGCCTCCCACAACACGCAGCATCAGCGTCACCCACAATGCCATTGACCGGATCAAAGGTAGCACAATGAAGCGCAACGATGTGGGGCAACTGTTTCACGTGACCGAAAACTATCTGGAGGACAAGCAAAACAACACCCAAGCACAAGACAATGTGGGCTTGTTTTTTTTGGCAGAGGTACGCGATGTACCCGTATTTGAGGCCGCCTTGCGCTATTTGCAGCACGCGGGCTTTGGTGGCGATCGGGGCACAGGCAAGGGGCATTTTGAGATTACTTGCGAAGATTTTGACCGCTTACCTAAAGTAAACAACCCCAACGTAATGACCAATTTATCGTTGTATTTGCCTACCCAGGGCGAGTTGGCTGCCTTTAGTCAAAAATCCCAAATCAATACTTTTAGGTATCAGCTAGAAAACCGCCAGGGCAGGCTAGGCTTTGTCAATAGCCCTGCATTTTTGAAAAAGCCACTCACTATGTTCAAGGAAGGAGGTATTTTCCCTTACATTAACCAAACTCATTTTGGGCAAAAAGTCGATGTAACCTCTGC